A stretch of Planococcus citri chromosome 5, ihPlaCitr1.1, whole genome shotgun sequence DNA encodes these proteins:
- the LOC135848709 gene encoding uncharacterized protein LOC135848709 — translation MRISSNFLFCILILGSAKYSFAESDPHSSVLEPVTTSVESILDLFNNNTPSEGEKTPETEKSDTSEPKTPPCQQCDDEAASFHTAQSETWTLSLTGASVRVTPGSETDGTVTGGDAFGENLYKFLYIRYTWRHCANKIVFEVVVCFYNTEFESSKQAVSYPHGIAQVHIPIEANGKKNNSNFNEMNNKMKEIKKPGDSTQIHSIDTYSWFDNFPVDAVYEYFDSTYYDEDSGQNYNCSISVYLPSEPEENYISILQFYDAFGSLKDKSGDDLKSNMPPKDTPLSSPKKGTGINVIPT, via the exons ATGCgcatttcaagtaattttttattttgtattttaatactTGGTTCTGCAAAATATTCGTTTGCTGAATCAGATCCCCATTCATCAG TCTTAGAACCAGTCACAACATCAGTAGAATCAATTCTTGATCTTTTCAACAATAACACACCATCTGAGGGAGAAAAAACacctgaaactgaaaaatctgaTACATCTGAGCCAAAGACGCCACCATGCCAACAATGTGATGATGAAGCTGCGTCATTTCACACAGCCCAAAGCGAAACTTGGACATTGAGCCTGACAGGTGCATCAG TTCGAGTAACTCCAGGCTCAGAAACAGACGGAACTGTAACTGGAGGAGATGCTTTTGGTGAAAATCTTTACAAGTTTTTATACATACGATACACCTGGAGACATTGCGCAAACAA gATTGTATTCGAAGTGGTTGTCTGCTTTTACAATACTGAATTTGAGTCAAGTAAACAAGCTGTTTCGTATCCTCATGGAATAGCTCAAGTTCATATTCCTATCGAAGCGAAC GGAAAGAAAAACAAttctaattttaatgaaatgaataataaaatgaaagagATCAAGAAACCAGGAGATAGTACGCAGATTCATAGCATCGATACATACTCTTGGTTTGATAACTTCCCTGTGGACGCagtttatgaatattttgatagCACTTACTATGATGAAGATTCCGGACAAAACTACAATTGTTCTATAAGTGTTTACTTACCATCAGAACCAGAGGAAAATTACATCTCAATCctacag TTCTATGATGCTTTTGGATCATTGAAAGATAAGTCGGGAGACGATCTGAAGAGTAATATGCCACCCAAAGATACGCCATTGTCGAGTCCGAAAAAAGGAACAGGAATCAATGTTATTCCCACGTaa